In a genomic window of Saccharomyces paradoxus chromosome X, complete sequence:
- a CDS encoding uncharacterized protein (similar to YJR098C): protein MMETPIGDLISQDDTNNKLCPPDSMEIESDESFSSVNESEGGLDTMEKVDTLIGGARVISNKVKRNDDEQSATKTEANQPNNYHNLEKDQASAISLDPDDEDLDEIISYSHDGNYDSSHKTFSFSLPFGNTNFRSSSPLAIFKTVLPKTPDEFIKKNLRKNEIRQKLKKSTSISSLEEIELFKYERGIDNSRLRAVKESLEMDALKNSIKQITADPFDKTHDGYYRSRLESIWHELEGDIVIMGGYRGSVLRDATTHKRIWIPLRAGLNMTKVDLLIGPDDEDELKTQKEIVPDGMLTHIGPLDISKRLIKKLEANPNLNVQQFGYDWRLSLDIPARHLRTKLEEIYNKQKNKKGVYIIAHSMGGLVAHKVLQDYTHLIRGIIYVGSPSQCPNILGPVRFGDDVMWNKTIFSKETNFFMRSSFYFLPLDGRCFVDKTTLERYDFDFFDTEVWKNLGLSPLVNEKREESAQEKSKLLPKKTKSSLSLKATLNATTKFVLNAPVVRSVAGNNKQSPRDMPFEEVFHTSYKDSCEYLTRTLKRTKNYLDSLDYDPNKEYPPLAVVYGNKVPTVRGAKVNGIQDIKDGNYEDFYYGPGDGVVHHKWLLPEQRGFPVVCKIASSSGHVSLMTDLKSMAKAFISIIDTEKQRKVTHI, encoded by the coding sequence ATGATGGAAACCCCGATCGGTGATCTTATTTCCCAAGATGATACAAATAACAAGCTATGTCCTCCTGACTCAatggaaattgaaagtGATGAAAGCTTTTCTTCTGTAAACGAAAGCGAAGGTGGGTTGGATACAATGGAGAAAGTGGATACTTTGATTGGAGGTGCAAGAGTTATAAGTAATAAAGTGAAAAGGAACGACGATGAACAGAGCGCAACAAAGACAGAAGCAAATCAGCCCAACAATTATCATAACTTAGAAAAGGACCAAGCGAGTGCCATATCTCTCGATCCTGATGACGAAGATCTCGATGAGATTATTTCTTACTCGCATGACGGAAATTATGACAGCTCTCATAAAACTTTCTCGTTTTCGTTACCATTTGGTAACACAAATTTCCGATCAAGTTCACCGTTAgccattttcaaaactgTGCTACCCAAGACTCCTGATGAATTCATTAAAAAGAACCTGAGGAAGAATGAAATCAGACAAAaactgaagaaatcaacgtccatttcttcattagaagaaatagaGTTATTCAAATATGAAAGGGGTATTGATAATTCAAGGTTAAGAGCCGTTAAAGAATCTTTGGAAATGGATGCCTTGAAGAACTCCATTAAGCAAATAACGGCAGACCCATTCGACAAAACTCATGACGGATATTACCGTTCACGCTTAGAATCTATATGGCATGAGTTGGAAGGAGATATCGTTATTATGGGTGGTTACCGAGGTAGTGTATTAAGAGATGCTACTACTCATAAGCGAATTTGGATCCCGTTAAGGGCAGGTTTGAATATGACAAAAGTAGACTTATTGATCGGGCccgatgatgaagatgaactGAAAACTCAGAAGGAAATTGTTCCTGATGGAATGTTAACACATATAGGCCCTCTTGACATCTCTAAAAGattgataaagaaactaGAGGCAAATCCTAATTTAAACGTCCAGCAATTCGGCTATGATTGGAGACTATCGTTGGATATACCTGCTAGACATTTAAGAACTAAATTAGAGGAGATTTATAATAAgcaaaaaaacaaaaagggAGTGTATATTATTGCCCATTCAATGGGCGGATTAGTGGCGCATAAAGTTTTGCAAGATTATACTCATTTGATAAGAGGCATTATCTACGTGGGTTCCCCAAGTCAATGTCCCAATATTTTGGGTCCTGTTAGGTTTGGAGATGATGTGATGTGGAATAAAACTATATTCAGTAAAGAaacgaatttttttatgagGAGCAGCTTCTATTTTCTACCGCTAGATGGTAGATGTTTTGTTGACAAAACTACCTTAGAGAGATATGAtttcgatttttttgataCAGAGGTTTGGAAAAACCTTGGCTTGTCACCTCTCGTCAATGAAAAGAGAGAGGAATCAGCTCaggaaaaatcaaaactattaccgaaaaaaaccaaatcaTCGCTTTCACTTAAAGCTACTCTAAACGCGACTACCAAGTTTGTCCTAAATGCACCTGTTGTTAGAAGTGTGGCCGGCAATAACAAACAATCACCAAGGGATATGCCTTTCGAAGAAGTATTCCATACCTCCTACAAAGACAGCTGCGAATATTTGACGAGAACTTTGAAGCgtacaaaaaattatttggATAGCTTGGATTACGACCCGAACAAAGAATATCCTCCATTGGCCGTGGTTTATGGTAACAAGGTTCCCACTGTTAGAGGCGCTAAAGTAAATGGTATACAAGATATAAAAGATGGGAATTATGAAGATTTTTACTATGGTCCGGGCGATGGTGTTGTGCATCATAAATGGTTATTGCCTGAACAAAGAGGCTTTCCAGTTGTTTGTAAAATCGCTAGTTCCTCAGGTCATGTCAGCTTGATGACGGATTTGAAATCAATGGCGAAAGCGTTCATATCTATCATTGACActgaaaaacaaagaaaagtaaCTCATATATGA